The Miscanthus floridulus cultivar M001 chromosome 17, ASM1932011v1, whole genome shotgun sequence genome has a window encoding:
- the LOC136518051 gene encoding serine/threonine-protein kinase-like protein At3g51990, whose translation MGYLSCRADSSVATCRSITAISPLPISRRSGSGAAGGSSSRPALPPVPAAIERFDYVELEAATSHFADAALLGRGSHGAVYKAVLPSGRAVAVKRPSPRRPEVDNEIRILSSVRGPRLVNLLGFSDPGPAAARLLVVEYMPNGTLYDLLHSNPRPPGWPRRLRLALQTARALRALHDADPPVIHRDVKSANVLLDANLDARLGDFGLALRVPKANAGAGAGAGAAAATPAAPAGTLGYLDPAYVTPESLSTKTDVFSFGILLLEIISGRRAIDVQHSPPSVVEWAVPLLRKGKVASLFDPRVAPPRDPATRKDLAALAASCVRSCRERRPSMADIVQRLVVLSKAVSAKLWNGLADGLAVVGNPCAVVDIQKTISKRAAASNRAESERESTSAFAFDDDEKEDADAEAALVEDQVPLVGAKKSPRPLKNGIVLSEAGARERRNLLDLMARIDGVAGQRFGITRARTVRATGELIEKDAVLLLRRNQTVRVVGSEALPKSERISRFDVKIKHKAGDEQNNAGKIQDNASGIQESSKETLGKTGKLLETTEPNLDKEEKIQEKEEQNLKKVENVQENEGKIQCTAEKIHESQGGTRDKAEKFI comes from the coding sequence ATGGGGTACCTCTCCTGCCGCGCGGACTCGTCCGTGGCGACGTGCCGCTCCATCACGGCCATCTCGCCGCTCCCAATCTCGCGCCGCTCGGGGTCGGGGGCAGCCGGCGGTTCCTCCAGCCGGCCCGCGCTGCCGCCGGTGCCGGCGGCCATCGAGCGCTTCGACTACGTGGAGCTGGAGGCGGCCACGTCCCACTTCGCGGACGCGGCGCTGCTGGGCCGGGGCAGCCACGGGGCCGTCTACAAGGCCGTGCTCCCCTCGGGCCGCGCCGTCGCCGTCAAGCGCCCCTCCCCGCGCCGCCCCGAGGTGGACAACGAGATCCGCATCCTCTCCTCCGTCCGCGGGCCGCGCCTCGTCAACCTCCTCGGCTTCTCCGACCccggccccgccgccgcgcgcctgCTCGTCGTCGAGTACATGCCCAACGGCACGCTCTACGACCTGCTCCACTCCAACCCGCGCCCGCCGGGGTGgccgcgccgcctccgcctcgcgCTGCAGACGGCCAGGGCGCTGCGCGCGCTCCACGACGCCGACCCGCCCGTCATCCACCGCGACGTCAAGTCCGCCAACGTCCTGCTCGACGCCAACCTCGACGCGCGCCTCGGCGACTTCGGCCTCGCCCTCCGCGTGCCCAAGGCCAATGCCGGTGCTGGCGCCGGCGCTGGCGCGGCTGCCGCCACGCCGGCGGCGCCCGCGGGCACGCTCGGCTACCTCGACCCGGCCTACGTCACGCCCGAGAGCCTCAGCACCAAGACGGACGTCTTCAGCTTCGGGATCCTGCTGCTGGAGATCATCAGCGGCCGCAGGGCCATCGACGTCCAGCATTCGCCGCCGTCCGTCGTCGAGTGGGCCGTCCCGCTCCTGCGTAAAGGCAAGGTGGCCTCGCTGTTCGACCCGCGTGTGGCGCCGCCACGCGACCCGGCCACCCGCAAGGACCTTGCCGCGCTCGCCGCTAGCTGTGTGCGCTCGTGCAGGGAGCGGCGCCCGTCCATGGCCGACATCGTCCAGCGTCTCGTGGTTCTCAGCAAAGCAGTGTCGGCCAAGTTGTGGAACGGCCTCGCCGATGGGCTTGCGGTGGTAGGGAACCCCTGCGCCGTTGTTGATATTCAGAAGACCATCTCGAAGCGAGCTGCTGCCAGCAACAGAGCTGAATCGGAGAGGGAGTCGACTTCAGCATTCGCGTTTGACGACGATGAAAAGGAGGATGCAGATGCAGAGGCCGCCTTGGTGGAGGATCAGGTGCCATTGGTTGGTGCCAAGAAGTCACCCCGGCCACTGAAGAATGGGATAGTCTTATCTGAGGCCGGGGCTCGGGAGAGGAGAAATCTCTTGGACCTGATGGCTCGGATCGATGGTGTTGCCGGCCAAAGATTCGGCATAACCAGAGCAAGAACAGTCCGCGCTACTGGTGAGCTTATTGAAAAGGATGCAGTGTTGCTCCTAAGGAGGAACCAGACGGTAAGAGTTGTTGGATCTGAGGCACTGCCAAAGTCTGAAAGGATTTCTCGTTTTGATGTGAAGATCAAACACAAAGCGGGTGATGAGCAAAATAATGCAGGGAAAATCCAAGATAATGCAAGTGGGATTCAAGAAAGTTCCAAGGAAACATTAGGCAAAACAGGCAAATTGTTAGAGACAACGGAGCCAAACCTGGACAAAGAAGAGAAGATTCAAGAAAAGGAAGAGCAAAACCTTAAAAAAGTGGAAAATGTTCAAGAGAATGAAGGCAAAATCCAATGCACGGCAGAGAAAATCCATGAAAGTCAAGGAGGAACCCGAGACAAAGCAGAAAAGTTCATTTGA